The genomic region CGGCGCCTCGGTGTACGTCGTACGCAACGCCAGGAGAGACAGGCAGAGCCCCAGCAGCGCCAGGGCCACGGCCCCCGACGATCGTCGTTGCGTCGGCGAAGTGTCAGTCGGTGTTCGCGCCATGTCTGACGGTACTCTCGAAGACGGCGATGATGGCCAGGATCAGGAACGTCTGCACGAAGATCAGAACGGCCCCGACGAGGTTGACCTGATAGAGAAACGTCGCGCCCAGGCCGCAGCAGAGCGTGGCCAGATACAGCATCAGCACGGTCTGGCGGTCCGTCAGGCCGCCGCGTCTCAGGCGGTGCGAGAAGTGCTGCGTGTCGCCGACGAACGGGCTCTTGCCCTGGCGCAGGCGCAGCAGCGTCACGCTGGTCAGATCGTAGAGCGGCACCGCCATCACCACCAGGGGCATCAGGACCGGATACCACGGCCCGCTCTGGTCCTGCTGGTAATAGGTCGTGCGCACCGTCAGCAGGGCGACGAAGAAGCCCACAACGAGCGAACCGGCGTCGCCCATGAAGATCGAAGCGGGGGGGAAGTTGAACAGCAAAAAGCCCAGCAGGGTCCCGACGAAGACGATCGCCAGTCCGCCGACGAAGACCTGTCCGTTGAAGGCGGCCGCGACGAACAGTATGGCGCTGGCGATCGCGGCGATGCCGGCCGAGGCCCCGTCCATGTTGTCCAGGAAGTTGAAGGCGTTGATGATCACGACGATCCAGAGGGCGGACATGGCCGATGTGACGATTCGGTTGTGGATGAAGAAATCGGCGCGGATGTCCGCCATCGCCGCGGCCAGGAAGGCGACCAGGCACTGGACGCCCAGCTTGACGAACGGGCCCAGCGGCCTCTTGTCGTCCCAGAGGCCGACCGCAAACAGGATCGCCGCGCAGAGCAGCACGACCGCCAGCTCATCGCACCGGCGCAGGAAATCGGCGGGCACGACGTTCCATCGGTCCGCCAGTGGGCCGAGGTGTCCGGGGGCGACCGCAAAACGCATGACGCCCGCCGCAGCGAGGAGGAAGATCGTCAGCGTCCCGAAGATCGCGATGCCGCCGCCGAGAGGGACGACGCTTCGGTGGTAGCGGTCCGCCTGCGGATGGGCCAGAAGCCCCAGCGGCGGCGCCAGCTTCTTGGCGCCCGCCGTCAGCAGGGCCGAACAGGCACACGAGCCGACGAGCAGAGCGGTGACCAGCAGGATCAGCATGGTGTCCTCAAGGTTGTTCGATTCGGTGGCGTCATCTCTCGTGCGTTCCTGACTTGCGCTGCTGCAAGAGCCGGAGGCGCACCCGGCGGAAGAAGTCGAAGTAGCTCTGCCGGCGATAGTCCGGATACGTGTATGGTAGGGGACACCATACGCCCCTGTCAAAAACAAGTGTGACCTCGGCGTACATTTTCCGGCCGATGTAGACGCGGTGTGAGTAGTTCTTGGTCGTGGCCAGAACGAGCTTGGACGGCTCGATGAGTCCGGGATCGAGATTGACCGGTCGCGGAAACGGCCCGACCATCGCCTCGGCCAGCTCGCGTTCGAGCCGGTTCGTCCGATGCTTCGTTTCCGCCAGGGCGCCGGGGTCAACGAGGCGCTCGATCGAGACGAACTGCCGAAGGATGGTCGGCCCGGTCTGGTCCCGGTAATAGGCGGTCTGGTCGAAGGGCCAGATGTCACTGATCAGGTCGAGCGGACCGATCTGCGAGGCCACCGCCTCGCGCGCGGCCGCCAGGCAGCGGTCGTCCGACGCCAGGATGCCGACGATGATCTTGACCGGATTGGGTTCCTTGAGTTCCCACATGGGTGCGCCGAGCCGTCCGTTTCAGCCGTCGTGTTCGGACGTCGCCTTGGAACTTGGGTCGGGGACCCCGACGTCCGACGCCAGGCACGGCACCTGGTATTCATCTGCGCCCGGACCGTAGCGCTCGATGACTTCGGCCCGTATGCCCTCCATAATCACGGCCAGATGCTCCGTCGGGTCGATCCGATCTCGTCGGTCCTCCCGGTTCGGGTAGGCCTTTCGAAGGATCTGGCCCCTCTCCCATTCCCTCGGCTCGATCTCGACCCTCACGTTGATGCCGCGTTTTTCCACCGCCTTCAGATCGGGGATCGGGAACGGCAGCGGTTCCTCCTCCGGACAGTCGGCCGCGCCGGGCACGAGCCACGGGGTGATCGAGCCGGTGTCCAGGCCGACGTCGAGATGCCTCTTGACCATCGTGACAACGACGAATCCGCCCGTGAACCACAGGCCGCGAACGGCCTCGCCCGCCTCGTGAGCGATCTGCCGGGGCTGGCCTCCGAGCATCCGGATCTGCTGATCCAGATGCCACGTCACGGCGTCGTCGAAGTCGCGATCCGCATCACGCAACGCCAGGGCGCCGATGGAGCTGCCCATCGCGTTGGAGTAGTTGTCCTCCCACGAGAACGCCGAATTGTATTCCGGATAAATACCGGCTCCCTTGAAGCCGTGCCAGGTGAGGATCTCATGCCAGACGCTGGCGATATAGCCGAGATACGCGGCCAGATCGATCGCAGCCTCGCGGGCGATCGCGTCCTTGGTTTGGGGCGGCAGGTATTCCCAGCCGGGCGGATAGTCGATCGTGATGTGATACCGCGAGGGTTCCCACATCTTATACGCCATCTCGGTTTCGTTCTTCATCATGAGGTCGCGGAAATGATATGCGAGATAGCCCGTCCAGTCGGCGATCTTGCGGAGGTGTGTGACATCGATGTGTCCGCCCCGGCAGGTGTAGGCGATGCCGTTCCGCTCCCCGAACAAGGTGAACCGATACGAATGCCGGCCGAGATCGTCTGCGTCGATGTAGCGCGTGCCCATCGTCGGGCTGGGCAGGCATGCGATCCGTCCGCGCGGAGCGCGCCGCGCCTGTCGCGGCGTGAGGAACGCGGCCTCGGCCGGAACGACCGCGCAGAGGAGGGCAAGCACGCAGACGACAGGTCTTCCCAATGGACCGACGCGAACCATGGAACTCCTTCACAGACGACAGCAATGCAAATCGGACACCACCTGCCCTATTATTGTATCACATCCGCGCTGTACGTGCAAAACCTCATCGTCGTGAATCCGTTGTGGTGCGCCTGTGGAGTGGTCTGATGCAATGCTTTGGGGCCGCCCTCAAAGGACGGCCCCGCACGGAATGCCTCGTTGCATCAAACGACCGGACTCGACTATACGTCGCAGATGCGCGTCGCATAGGTCAGCGCCGCCAGCGGGTCGCCCTTCGGGACGAACTCGTGGGCGACGTAGCCGGTGAAACCGGTCTCGGCAATGGCCCGCATGATCGCCGGGTAATACAGCTCCTGCGTCTCGTCGATCTCGTTGCGCCCGGGATTGCCGCCGGTGTGGTAATGTCCGATATAATCCTTGTTGTCGCGAATCGTTCGAATGATGTCGCCTTCCATGATCTGGGCGTGGTAGATGTCGTAGAGGATCTTGACGCGATCGGAGCCGACGCGCTTGCAGACCTCGACGCCCCAGGCGGTGTTGTCGAACATGTAATCCTTGTGGTTGACCTTGCTGTTGAGGTACTCCAGGACGATGGTGATCTTCTTCTGTTCGGCGTAGCCGACGATCTTTTTGAGGGCCTCGACGGCGTTCTCGACGCCGACGTCGTCGGGAATCCCGCGACGGTTGCCTGAGAAGCTGATCACGTTGGGAAAGCCGGCCTCCGAGGTCGCGTCGATGGCCTTGCGCAGGCTGGCCAGGCAGGCCTCGTGGAATTTTTTGTCGGCCAGACCGTCGGTCAGAGAGTGGCTGTTGACCAGCGAGCAGACCAGGCCGTGCTTCTTGACCGTCTCGAACTCGCCGGGCCCGAGCAGGTCGATGGCCTTGATGCCGAGCCGCTTGGAGACCTCGCAGAGTTGATCGAGCGACCACTTGCCATAGCACCACCGGCTGACCGACTGGTGGATTCGGCCCTTCGTGGCCACACGCTCGATCTGGCCCATATCGAGGGCGTTCGTCGTTCCGGTCAGGTGGGCGGCAACCGCGCCGGCCGCCAGCAGGCTGGTCTTATGCATGAGAGTCCTTCGAGAAAGGTTGTTCTGGTCCATAAGGCTTCTCCTGTCCAATGAAGGTCAATGCGCGTTCATTCATGCCGTGCAATGTTATAGGTCCTCCGGCCGTCGCCGTCAAGGACGCAGTTGCCCCTTGAGCGACTCGACGAGTTCGACGACCGTCCGGGCCGCCTCCTGGATCGGGGTCTTGCGGCTTTCCGTTTCGGTCCGCCGTTTGATCTCGACGTTGCCCTCGACGACGGATTTCTTGCCGACGGTGATGCGGACGGGGATGCCGATCAAATCGGCGTCCTTGAACTTGACGCCCCCGCGCAGGTCGCGGTCGTCCAGAAGGACGTCAATGCCGGCCGCCTTCAGCTCCGTGTAGATCCTCTCGGCCGCCTCGGAAACGGCCGCATCGTCCTGGTTGACCGGCGTGATCAGCACCTCGAACGGCGCGATCGAGATCGGCCAGACGATCCCGTTCTCGTCGTGGTACAGCTCGATTGCCGAGGCCATGATCCGATTGATCCCGATCCCGTAGCAGCCCATCAGGCAGGGCTGCTCGACCCCGTGCTCGTCGAGGAAGGTCGCGCCGAGCTTCCGGCTGTACTTGGTCCCAAGCTTGAAGACCTGCCCGACTTCGATGCCCCTCTTGAAGAGCAGGGGCTTGCCCTGGTAGGTGTCGCCCTGGACCGCGTTGCGGACGTCGGCCACGACGACGTTGTCGCCGTCGAGCGGGAAGTCCCGACCGGGCACGACGTTCTTCGTATGGTAGTCGCTGCGGTTGGCGCCGGTGACACCGACCGCCATCGCCGCCACCGCGTGATCGACGATCAGCCTGGAAACCTTGCCGGCCAGGCCCACCGGCCCGGCGAATCCCACCTTGGCGCCGGTGACCTTCTGGATCGTTGCTTCGTCGGCCAGTTCCGAATGCGCGCCGCCGAGCACCTGCGTGAGCTTCTCGGCGTTCACGTCGTGGTCGCCCCGGACCAGGGCCGCCACGGCCTTGTCACCGACGGAGTAGATCAGCGTCTTGATCATCTCGGATGGCTTTGTCTTGAGGAAGTCGCAGACCGCCTCGATCGTCCCGACATGGGGGGTATGGACGTCTTCCGGGGCCGGGATGTTCGGATCGGCCGGCTGCTTCGGCAGCGGATCGACCGCCGCCTTTTCGAGATTGGCGGCGTACGAGCCGTCTTCGGTGTAGACGGTGGTGTCCTCGCCCGAGGCGCAGGGGACGGTGAACTGGTGCGAGCCGGAGCCGCCCATCTCGCCCGTCTCGGCCTCGACGATCACGTACTCGACGCCGCATCGCTTGAAGACCCGACAGTAGGCGTCGTACATCGCCATGTACGACTTGTGCAGGCTCTCGGGGTTCGCGTCGAAGCTGTACGCGTCCTTCATCATGAACTCGCGCGACCGCAATACGCCGAACCGCGGGCGGAACTCGTCGCGGAACTTCGGACTGATCTGATACAGATTGATCGGCAGTTGCTTGTACGAGTTGATCTCGTGCGACGCGTGGAAGGTGAACACCTCCTCGGCCGTCGGGCCCAGCACGTTCCAGCGCCCGTGGCGGTCCTGAAGACGGCACATCGTCTCGCCGTAGTCGGCGTCCCGGCCCGTTTGTTGCCATAGCTCTCTCGGTTGCAGGCACGGCACCAGGATCTCCTGGGCCCCGGCGCGGTCCATCTCCTCGCGGACGATCTCGATGATCTTCTTCAGGGTCCGCCATCCCAGCGGCAGGTAGGTGTACGTTCCGCTGGCGACCTTGCGGATCAGGCCCGCCCGGAGCATCAACTGGTGGCTGGGGATCTCCGCATCGGCCGGGACTTCCTTGACCGTCGGGATCAGCATCTGGCTGCTTCTCATCTACGACGCCTCACATACGCAAACAGGTTCAGTTCTCAGGAAGGGCTGTTTATAGCCCAGGCGAGCCGACGATTCAAGGCAATTTCGCCGCCGGCAGATCGTGACAGAGGCTGAGACAGGCTGCCATCAAGCGGGGGGATGAGCGGCGGCCTGGTTGACGAGGAACAGGACGGCCATACGGACGGCCAGGCCGTTCCTGACCTGATCGAGAATGACGCTGTTCTTGCCGTCGGCGACTTCACTCTCGATCTCCAGGCCGCGGTTGATCGGGCCGGGGTGCATCACGAGGATGTCCGGCTTGGCCCGCCGCATCCGCTCGACCGTCAGGCCGAAGTAGCGCGAATACTCCCGAATCGACGGGAACGGGTTGCCGCCCAGCCGTTCGAACTGGATGCGCAGCATGTTGACCACGTCGACGTGCTCGATCACCTCGTCGAGCGAGTAGCTGATCTTCACCGGCAGGCGGCTCGCCTCGGCGGGCATCAGCGTCGGCGGGCCGACTAGCGTCACCTCGGCGCCCAGCTTGGTCATGGCCCACATGTCGCTGCGGGCGACGCGCGAGTGCGCGATATCGCCGACGATGGCGATCTTGAGCCCTTCGAGCGAGCCGGTCATCTGGCGAATGGTGTAGACGTCGAGCAGGGCCTGGGTCGGGTGCTCGCAGAAGCCGTCGCCGGCGTTGATCACGCAGGCGTTGATGCTCCGGCTCAGCAGCTTCGGCGCGCCGGCGGCGTTGTGGCGGATCACGACGATATCCACGCCCATCGCTTCGAGGTTGCGCGCGGTGTCCAGCAGGGTCTCGCCCTTGCTGACGGCGCTGCTCTTCTTGGTGAACTCGATAACGTCGGCGCTGAGCCGACTGGCCGCCAGGCCGAAGCTCGTCCGCGTCCGCGTGCTGTCCTCGAAGAACAGGTTGACGACCACTTTGCCTCGCAGAGGGGGGGCCTTCTTCACCGAGCGCGTACTGATCTCCTCGAAGCCCTTGGCCGTGTCGAGGATGTACAGGATCTCCTCGGCGCTGAGGTCGCGCAGCCCGATCAGGTGCTTGCGCTGCCATCGGAATTGCTTGCCTTTTCGTGCGATCGCCATAGTCGTGCTGTGCCGTCTCTTGGAGCCGTGGTGGGTGTGTCGCTCCACGATATTGAGGATGCGGTTCATTGTCCCTACTCGACTACAACCTCGTCTTTTCCGTCCGATTCGATGAGGTTGACCTGGACCACTTGTCCGGGCTCAACCTCGGCCCGATAACCGATATAGTCGGCTTGGATGGGGAATTCCCTTCCCCCGCGCTCGACGAGGACGGCCAGGCGGATGGCCTTGGGCCGGCCCAGATCGATCAAGGCCGACAGCGCCGCCCGGACCGAACGTCCGGTGTACAGCACGTCATCGACCAGGATGACGGTCTTGTCGTCGATGTCGAAGCCGATTTCCGTGGGCTGCACCAGCGGGTGACCGGTGCTGTGAGGTGCGTTGAGATCGTCACGGTAGAGCGTGATGTCGAGGGTGCCGCAGGGGACGGGGCGGCCCAGTCGCTCGGCCAGTCGTCCGGCCAGCCGCTGGGCCAGGATCTCACCTCGACTGCGGACGCCGATAATTACCGGATCGCCGGCCCGCGAAGCCCGATCGGCGATCTCCCCGGCCAAGTCCAGGAGGGTCTTGGCGATTTGCTCGGCGTCCAGGATAACCTTCATATCGACCGTCCACTCTAAATCCGGTTCCACGCGATTGTTGCGGCCCGTCGGCGAAGTATAGCACCGGCCGAACGGCGATGCAAGGCCCACATTCACAGTTTTGCGAATCCGCCGTGGCAGCACTGCCAAGCCCGAGATACTGGGCCGTAGAGTGCAAAATTGCTTGAATCGGAGGTGGGTTTCTGCTATCATAGGCACAGTTGCACGGAGGGCGCAGCCCAGCAGCATCGGAGGCTGAGTTCTGGGGGAGTGATGATGTGCCGGAGAGCGGTCGCATTCACGTCGTGGGCCTGATGATGCGAAGAACAGTGGATCGAGCAACGATGCGAGTTCGCAGGTTATGGGTCGTTGGCCTGCTGCTGGCGGTGCTGGCTCACGCCGGTGTGGCCGTCGCCCAGGATGCGTTGTTGCTTCAGCCACAGGGTCTGGACTCCGTCGGGATTCACGCGCTGCGCCAGATCGACCCGGCCCTGACCGGCGAGGGCGTTCGCTTCGGCGTGCTGAGCCGCAGCGTGACCTACAAGGACGCCGAGCCCCAGAACGACTATCAGCCCAACGTCGGGCATGCCTGCTTCCAGACCGCCAGATTGCGCTCGTACGACCGGGGTTTGCTGTCGCCGGGGGTTTCGCCGCATTCGACCGCCGTCTGCTCGATCCTGTTCGGGGAAGACGCGGCGGCGACGACACCGTTTCTGGGCCCGTTCTTCTACCAGGGCGTGGTCCCGGCGGCCGAGGGGCACATCTACGAGTATTGCCATTTCGGCGAGCAGTACCTCTTCACGCAGAACGCGCCGCCCGTGGACGTCATCACGGCCAGCTTCGGATTTCAGTTCGAGAACTGGTGGACACGCGCCGTCGAGTCGCTGGCCGGACGCGCCGGGCTTCCCGTCGTCGCCAGCGTCGGCAACGGCACCAATGCGTCCGATCCGCCGCTTTATCCGGGGGCCGGCTCCAACGTCATCGGCGTTGGTGTCGTCAGTTCCGTCAAGACCGGCGATCCCGCGACCGACCTGATGCACTTCGCCCTGGCCTATCCGGATCAGTCGACCCTCGGGCCGACGGCCGACAGCCGGTGCAAGCCGGACATTGTGGCGCCGGGCAACTTCATCGTCGCCGGCGCCGCTGACGACCGCAGTTATACCACATCGGGCGACTGGTCGAGCTTCGCCACACCGGTCGTCGCCGGCGTGGTGGGACTGCTGGTCCAGACCGCCAGGATGGATGAAACCCTCAGCCCGATCCTCTCGCCGAACGGAGGCAATTGCGCCGTCAAGGCGATCCTGATGAGTTCGGCCACCAAGTTGCCGTTCTGGCGCAAGGGCCGGCTGACGACCGAGGACGACCACGAGGTGCCGCTGGATTTCGTTCAGGGCGCCGGGATGGTCAATGCGCCGGGAGCGTACCAGATCCTCACGGCCGGACGCTTTGGCCCGGGCACTGCATCTGCCACCGGGTGGGACCTGAACCGGGTCGAACGCGACCTTCCACAGGTCTATCGCTTCGCGGTCGACGAGTCGGCAGGCAGGATGTTCACCGCCACACTGACCTGGAACCGGCACTACGCCGAGACGTATCCCTTCGAACGCATCGCTGGGACCGACACGGACCTGCGCCTGGAGGTCTGGGCGATCGACCCGGAGGATTCGGGCAACGATCTGCTGCTCGACTACTGCGACAGCAAGGTGGACAACGTCGAGCACATCCACGTGCAGATGCTGCCGGAGTATCGCGTGTACGAGCTGGTGGTCTCGTACGCCGACCCAGACGCGCAGACCACCACCCGATCCGAGCGATACGGCCTGGCGTGGACGGTGGGGCAGGCGTCCAACGCCGACAGCATTCTCTGGTACGATCTCAACGCCGACGGGGTCGTCGACGAGGCCGACCTGGTGATCTTTCTGGCCAACCGCAGTCTCTGGCTGACCTCGCCCGACGCCTACTTGATCGGCGACTTCAACAGGGACGGGGTCATCGATCGCGCCGACCTCGAGAGCCTGTTCGCCAATCAGAATCGCAGGGCCGACTGGCACGTCGGGACAGCCACAAACTGATCGCGAGACGGACCGCGTCGGGCCGGCCGCTCTCTGTGCGTGAACGCAGTTCTGTGCAAGCACAGAGGTCTCCTCTCTGACGCTTATGTGAATTCCTGTGGCATTTCCCCTGCAATGGCGTAGAATGGCGTGCGACCAAACAGGTGTCTGTTGGTGTGGAATTCGCGACGCGCGAGGACGTTGACCTTATGCTCGATATCCAAGAGGAGATCTCCAAGGCGCACACGGCGACGAGCGCGCTGCGCCGCGAGACGGTCAAGACGGCCGTGAAGGAGTATTTCCGCACGCTCGGCGTGGGAGGTTCGGCGGCGGGGGGCGATTTCGATGCGGCGCGGGATCGGGCGCTCGGCGTTGTCAAGGCCCGACTTCTCAGCGCCGAGACGCTGGCCGCCCTCGCCGGGGGCCGGACGTTCGACGACCCCGCTGTAGCCGGCCTGAAACTGACCTTCGATGCCGTCGCCGTCGATTTGCAGATCCCTCGCCCGCCGGTGACGCGCGAGCCAAAGATTTACACGCTGGCCCTGGCGGCCCTGATGGGCGCCGCGGCCGGCATGCTCGCCCTGGCGCCGCTGCTCCGCTGGGCCTACGACATGCGCGATCTCGGACTGGTTCTGGGCG from Anaerobaca lacustris harbors:
- a CDS encoding MraY family glycosyltransferase yields the protein MLILLVTALLVGSCACSALLTAGAKKLAPPLGLLAHPQADRYHRSVVPLGGGIAIFGTLTIFLLAAAGVMRFAVAPGHLGPLADRWNVVPADFLRRCDELAVVLLCAAILFAVGLWDDKRPLGPFVKLGVQCLVAFLAAAMADIRADFFIHNRIVTSAMSALWIVVIINAFNFLDNMDGASAGIAAIASAILFVAAAFNGQVFVGGLAIVFVGTLLGFLLFNFPPASIFMGDAGSLVVGFFVALLTVRTTYYQQDQSGPWYPVLMPLVVMAVPLYDLTSVTLLRLRQGKSPFVGDTQHFSHRLRRGGLTDRQTVLMLYLATLCCGLGATFLYQVNLVGAVLIFVQTFLILAIIAVFESTVRHGANTD
- a CDS encoding DUF4416 family protein, whose protein sequence is MWELKEPNPVKIIVGILASDDRCLAAAREAVASQIGPLDLISDIWPFDQTAYYRDQTGPTILRQFVSIERLVDPGALAETKHRTNRLERELAEAMVGPFPRPVNLDPGLIEPSKLVLATTKNYSHRVYIGRKMYAEVTLVFDRGVWCPLPYTYPDYRRQSYFDFFRRVRLRLLQQRKSGTHER
- a CDS encoding DUF4056 domain-containing protein — protein: MVRVGPLGRPVVCVLALLCAVVPAEAAFLTPRQARRAPRGRIACLPSPTMGTRYIDADDLGRHSYRFTLFGERNGIAYTCRGGHIDVTHLRKIADWTGYLAYHFRDLMMKNETEMAYKMWEPSRYHITIDYPPGWEYLPPQTKDAIAREAAIDLAAYLGYIASVWHEILTWHGFKGAGIYPEYNSAFSWEDNYSNAMGSSIGALALRDADRDFDDAVTWHLDQQIRMLGGQPRQIAHEAGEAVRGLWFTGGFVVVTMVKRHLDVGLDTGSITPWLVPGAADCPEEEPLPFPIPDLKAVEKRGINVRVEIEPREWERGQILRKAYPNREDRRDRIDPTEHLAVIMEGIRAEVIERYGPGADEYQVPCLASDVGVPDPSSKATSEHDG
- a CDS encoding hydroxypyruvate isomerase family protein, with protein sequence MHKTSLLAAGAVAAHLTGTTNALDMGQIERVATKGRIHQSVSRWCYGKWSLDQLCEVSKRLGIKAIDLLGPGEFETVKKHGLVCSLVNSHSLTDGLADKKFHEACLASLRKAIDATSEAGFPNVISFSGNRRGIPDDVGVENAVEALKKIVGYAEQKKITIVLEYLNSKVNHKDYMFDNTAWGVEVCKRVGSDRVKILYDIYHAQIMEGDIIRTIRDNKDYIGHYHTGGNPGRNEIDETQELYYPAIMRAIAETGFTGYVAHEFVPKGDPLAALTYATRICDV
- a CDS encoding proline--tRNA ligase, with the translated sequence MRSSQMLIPTVKEVPADAEIPSHQLMLRAGLIRKVASGTYTYLPLGWRTLKKIIEIVREEMDRAGAQEILVPCLQPRELWQQTGRDADYGETMCRLQDRHGRWNVLGPTAEEVFTFHASHEINSYKQLPINLYQISPKFRDEFRPRFGVLRSREFMMKDAYSFDANPESLHKSYMAMYDAYCRVFKRCGVEYVIVEAETGEMGGSGSHQFTVPCASGEDTTVYTEDGSYAANLEKAAVDPLPKQPADPNIPAPEDVHTPHVGTIEAVCDFLKTKPSEMIKTLIYSVGDKAVAALVRGDHDVNAEKLTQVLGGAHSELADEATIQKVTGAKVGFAGPVGLAGKVSRLIVDHAVAAMAVGVTGANRSDYHTKNVVPGRDFPLDGDNVVVADVRNAVQGDTYQGKPLLFKRGIEVGQVFKLGTKYSRKLGATFLDEHGVEQPCLMGCYGIGINRIMASAIELYHDENGIVWPISIAPFEVLITPVNQDDAAVSEAAERIYTELKAAGIDVLLDDRDLRGGVKFKDADLIGIPVRITVGKKSVVEGNVEIKRRTETESRKTPIQEAARTVVELVESLKGQLRP
- a CDS encoding aspartate carbamoyltransferase catalytic subunit yields the protein MAIARKGKQFRWQRKHLIGLRDLSAEEILYILDTAKGFEEISTRSVKKAPPLRGKVVVNLFFEDSTRTRTSFGLAASRLSADVIEFTKKSSAVSKGETLLDTARNLEAMGVDIVVIRHNAAGAPKLLSRSINACVINAGDGFCEHPTQALLDVYTIRQMTGSLEGLKIAIVGDIAHSRVARSDMWAMTKLGAEVTLVGPPTLMPAEASRLPVKISYSLDEVIEHVDVVNMLRIQFERLGGNPFPSIREYSRYFGLTVERMRRAKPDILVMHPGPINRGLEIESEVADGKNSVILDQVRNGLAVRMAVLFLVNQAAAHPPA
- the pyrR gene encoding bifunctional pyr operon transcriptional regulator/uracil phosphoribosyltransferase PyrR; this encodes MKVILDAEQIAKTLLDLAGEIADRASRAGDPVIIGVRSRGEILAQRLAGRLAERLGRPVPCGTLDITLYRDDLNAPHSTGHPLVQPTEIGFDIDDKTVILVDDVLYTGRSVRAALSALIDLGRPKAIRLAVLVERGGREFPIQADYIGYRAEVEPGQVVQVNLIESDGKDEVVVE
- a CDS encoding S8 family serine peptidase, which translates into the protein MPESGRIHVVGLMMRRTVDRATMRVRRLWVVGLLLAVLAHAGVAVAQDALLLQPQGLDSVGIHALRQIDPALTGEGVRFGVLSRSVTYKDAEPQNDYQPNVGHACFQTARLRSYDRGLLSPGVSPHSTAVCSILFGEDAAATTPFLGPFFYQGVVPAAEGHIYEYCHFGEQYLFTQNAPPVDVITASFGFQFENWWTRAVESLAGRAGLPVVASVGNGTNASDPPLYPGAGSNVIGVGVVSSVKTGDPATDLMHFALAYPDQSTLGPTADSRCKPDIVAPGNFIVAGAADDRSYTTSGDWSSFATPVVAGVVGLLVQTARMDETLSPILSPNGGNCAVKAILMSSATKLPFWRKGRLTTEDDHEVPLDFVQGAGMVNAPGAYQILTAGRFGPGTASATGWDLNRVERDLPQVYRFAVDESAGRMFTATLTWNRHYAETYPFERIAGTDTDLRLEVWAIDPEDSGNDLLLDYCDSKVDNVEHIHVQMLPEYRVYELVVSYADPDAQTTTRSERYGLAWTVGQASNADSILWYDLNADGVVDEADLVIFLANRSLWLTSPDAYLIGDFNRDGVIDRADLESLFANQNRRADWHVGTATN